One part of the Arachidicoccus terrestris genome encodes these proteins:
- a CDS encoding BamA/TamA family outer membrane protein: MLSKRSWVYIGLVIFMGFFQAAPALGQKKLMDKLIHKFLSNEKDTVKKNTFFPFPVASLSPETGLEYGVAALYSFYLDRLDTITRVSTVNIMLTHTTHNQSKAKIVSDIWSKENKYHYSSELRYWDFPYGFYGIGANTHKVDKEYINEKKIRLTFAADKLIAANYYVGLQTGFEYFKNEGTDPDGIYSSRSYYGKGGGKRIYLGLRQTYDTRDKVTYTGNGLYGSLQANYTPDFFKGEQYKGWNLAFDGRYFRSLNDQVILAFNGVYQGIYGSNVPFYLLSQLGGENSMRGYYQGRFRDNNMAALQAEIKYRFIPRFAIVGFGGAGAVFGEDPLNRSNIKPNYGAGIRYFFDLNKDLTLRIDYGFGEKRPGEKRMSGFYFSMNEAF, translated from the coding sequence CTAAACGGAGCTGGGTCTATATAGGTTTAGTCATTTTTATGGGGTTTTTTCAGGCCGCACCTGCTTTGGGGCAGAAAAAGCTGATGGATAAGTTGATTCATAAATTTCTGTCCAACGAAAAGGACACGGTCAAGAAGAACACCTTTTTTCCTTTCCCTGTTGCCTCCTTATCGCCGGAAACGGGGCTGGAGTATGGTGTAGCCGCCCTCTATTCCTTTTATCTGGATCGCCTGGATACCATTACCAGGGTGTCTACCGTGAATATTATGCTCACCCACACCACCCACAACCAGTCTAAAGCCAAGATCGTCTCTGATATCTGGAGCAAAGAGAACAAATATCACTATAGCTCGGAATTAAGATATTGGGATTTTCCCTATGGTTTTTATGGCATCGGGGCCAATACGCATAAAGTCGACAAGGAGTATATCAATGAGAAAAAAATACGCCTCACATTTGCTGCAGATAAGTTGATAGCCGCTAATTATTATGTTGGCCTGCAAACGGGTTTTGAGTATTTTAAAAATGAAGGCACTGATCCGGACGGCATTTATTCTTCCCGGTCTTATTATGGTAAAGGAGGGGGAAAGCGAATCTATCTGGGACTACGTCAAACGTATGATACCCGAGATAAGGTCACCTATACAGGCAATGGATTGTATGGGAGCTTACAAGCCAACTATACCCCCGATTTTTTTAAGGGCGAACAATACAAAGGCTGGAATCTTGCATTCGATGGCCGGTATTTCAGGTCACTAAATGATCAGGTTATATTGGCCTTTAATGGAGTATACCAGGGAATCTATGGAAGCAATGTTCCGTTTTATCTGCTGTCCCAGCTTGGTGGAGAGAATTCGATGCGGGGATATTATCAGGGGCGTTTCAGAGATAACAACATGGCAGCCTTACAGGCAGAGATCAAATACCGTTTTATACCCCGCTTTGCCATCGTGGGGTTTGGAGGTGCCGGAGCCGTGTTTGGAGAGGATCCGCTTAACAGGTCTAATATTAAACCCAATTATGGTGCGGGTATCCGCTATTTCTTTGACCTGAACAAAGACCTGACACTTAGAATAGATTATGGCTTTGGAGAGAAACGTCCCGGTGAAAAGAGAATGTCGGGGTTCTATTTCTCAATGAATGAAGCCTTTTAA
- a CDS encoding thymidylate synthase — protein MQQYLDLLQHIMDSGADKSDRTGTGTRSVFGYQMRFDLEAGFPLVTTKKLHLKSIIYELLWFLNGDTNVKYLNDHNVSIWDEWADERGDLGPVYGKQWRSWEGADGKVYDQLTEAIHLIKTNPDSRRIIVNAWNVADLPNMALSPCHALFQFYVAGGKLSCQLYQRSADAFLGVPFNIASYALLTMMMAQITGLKPGEFIHSFGDLHIYNNHFEQVKLQLSRKPYPLPAMRLNPAVKDLFGFKFEDFTLENYQSHPHIKGIVAV, from the coding sequence ATGCAACAGTATTTAGATTTATTACAACATATAATGGATAGCGGAGCCGATAAATCAGACCGGACCGGAACAGGAACACGTAGTGTTTTCGGCTATCAGATGCGCTTTGATCTCGAGGCGGGGTTTCCATTAGTGACAACGAAGAAATTGCATCTCAAAAGTATTATCTATGAATTGCTCTGGTTTTTAAACGGAGATACAAATGTAAAATACCTTAATGACCATAATGTCTCCATCTGGGATGAATGGGCAGATGAGCGCGGCGATCTTGGGCCGGTATATGGTAAGCAATGGCGCAGCTGGGAAGGTGCGGATGGAAAGGTCTATGATCAGCTGACGGAGGCTATCCATCTGATTAAGACCAATCCGGATAGCCGTCGTATTATCGTCAACGCCTGGAATGTAGCGGATTTACCCAATATGGCCCTCAGCCCCTGTCACGCCCTCTTTCAATTTTATGTAGCGGGCGGAAAACTGAGCTGCCAGCTTTATCAGCGTAGCGCAGACGCTTTCTTGGGCGTACCCTTTAATATCGCTTCCTACGCGTTACTTACAATGATGATGGCACAGATCACCGGCTTGAAACCAGGTGAGTTTATCCATAGTTTCGGGGACTTGCACATTTATAACAACCATTTTGAACAGGTAAAGCTGCAGTTGTCCAGAAAGCCCTATCCGCTGCCAGCCATGCGGCTGAATCCAGCGGTAAAAGACCTGTTTGGCTTTAAATTTGAAGATTTTACCCTGGAAAATTATCAGTCTCATCCCCATATCAAAGGCATCGTCGCTGTCTAA
- a CDS encoding MBL fold metallo-hydrolase yields MKSAFTIILLCCVCLTGTTTLKAQHSFAILPLGVYGGSDEGNLSAYLISPIGDTAFVALDAGTIHDGLRAARRHHFFKMDPADFQRRRIKGYLITHPHLDHVSGLIINAPDDSRKNIYGLPFTIKTLKTKYFTWSSWANFANEGEQPALNKYHYVRLKEAQATAIKGTHMQVKAYQLSHAVPGKSTAYLIRSGQNYFLYLGDTGDDTNEQSHKLFDLWTAVAPLLKAGQLKGISIECSFPDEQPDNHLFGHLKPTLLMHNLSILDSLAGGTPGKPVIKDLPVIIAHIKPLGSNEQMIHKALREQNELGVRLVFPKRGRKILL; encoded by the coding sequence ATGAAAAGTGCTTTCACCATTATATTACTTTGTTGTGTTTGCCTTACCGGGACCACTACGTTGAAGGCACAACACAGTTTTGCCATACTGCCATTGGGTGTGTATGGAGGCAGCGACGAGGGCAATCTCTCGGCCTACCTCATCTCTCCAATAGGTGATACAGCCTTCGTCGCCCTTGACGCGGGAACGATTCATGACGGCCTGCGTGCAGCCCGGAGGCATCATTTTTTTAAGATGGATCCGGCAGATTTTCAAAGGCGAAGGATCAAAGGCTATTTAATTACGCATCCTCATCTGGATCACGTTTCAGGGCTTATCATCAACGCTCCTGATGACAGCCGTAAAAATATCTATGGTTTACCTTTCACTATTAAAACGCTAAAAACCAAATATTTTACCTGGTCCAGCTGGGCCAATTTTGCCAATGAAGGCGAACAGCCTGCCCTGAATAAATATCATTATGTAAGGCTGAAAGAAGCTCAGGCCACCGCGATTAAAGGTACACATATGCAGGTTAAAGCCTATCAGCTCAGCCATGCCGTTCCCGGAAAGAGTACCGCCTATCTGATACGAAGCGGTCAGAACTACTTTTTGTATTTAGGAGATACAGGCGATGATACAAACGAACAGAGCCATAAATTATTTGATTTGTGGACAGCCGTCGCACCACTCCTTAAGGCAGGGCAGTTAAAAGGAATCTCCATTGAATGTTCCTTTCCTGATGAGCAACCCGATAACCACTTGTTTGGCCATTTAAAGCCGACACTTTTAATGCATAATTTATCCATATTAGATAGTCTGGCAGGAGGTACACCAGGCAAACCGGTTATAAAAGACCTTCCTGTAATTATTGCCCACATTAAACCTCTGGGCAGCAACGAACAAATGATCCATAAAGCCCTGCGCGAACAAAATGAATTAGGCGTTCGTTTAGTCTTTCCAAAACGGGGCAGAAAGATTCTATTATAG
- a CDS encoding nucleoid-associated protein, whose translation MESGKWNLSSEDSIFLFSYYLRSMTAIEQVELQNVIVHQVGNPTRGEQLHLSNAPLTLNDTLVRELLTKYFLGNFNENERYQFTHVSDLNLNELYQYAGKIFEDKRSFVEVSGNIAQFLFSKSTHVKVKQGELYVAHFSGVPLDNGSVEAIGIFKSETKQPFLKVFPHGDNLELVSEEGININKLDKGCLIYNRGRQDGYIVCVVDITNKQNDTRYWIDEFLQVAPYSDAYHQTDNYLGFCKQFFTQEYPDKFEVAKSDQLELVERSMDYFKTNEQFDLHEFARDVIVHEEVIDSFMAYKENYEKSREFETPENFNIHLAAVKKQAKSFKSILKLDKNFHIYIHGRRDLLEKGFDDRSGKHYYKLYYDEES comes from the coding sequence ATGGAATCAGGAAAATGGAATCTTTCATCTGAAGATTCCATTTTCCTTTTTAGCTATTATCTTCGCTCCATGACAGCAATTGAACAAGTAGAACTCCAAAATGTGATTGTTCACCAGGTAGGCAACCCTACAAGGGGGGAACAGCTACATTTATCCAATGCGCCCCTCACTTTGAATGATACCCTGGTCAGGGAGCTGCTGACCAAGTATTTTTTAGGTAATTTCAATGAGAATGAAAGGTATCAATTTACCCATGTCAGCGATCTGAACCTCAATGAGCTTTATCAGTATGCCGGTAAGATCTTCGAGGATAAAAGATCTTTTGTAGAAGTATCCGGTAATATTGCGCAGTTTCTGTTTAGTAAAAGCACACATGTTAAGGTCAAACAAGGAGAGCTTTATGTTGCTCATTTTAGCGGGGTTCCTTTAGATAACGGCTCTGTAGAAGCGATCGGCATTTTCAAAAGCGAGACAAAGCAGCCCTTTTTAAAGGTTTTTCCTCATGGAGATAACCTTGAACTGGTTTCTGAAGAAGGAATCAATATCAATAAACTGGATAAGGGATGCCTGATCTATAATAGAGGCAGACAGGATGGGTATATTGTTTGTGTTGTGGATATCACCAATAAACAAAATGATACCCGGTACTGGATTGATGAATTTCTACAGGTAGCACCCTACAGTGATGCCTATCACCAGACCGATAACTACCTGGGCTTCTGTAAACAATTCTTTACCCAGGAATACCCCGATAAGTTTGAAGTCGCTAAAAGTGATCAGCTGGAACTGGTTGAACGGTCCATGGATTATTTTAAAACAAATGAACAGTTTGACCTTCACGAGTTTGCCAGAGATGTGATTGTGCATGAGGAAGTTATCGATTCTTTTATGGCTTACAAGGAGAACTATGAGAAATCCAGAGAATTTGAAACGCCGGAAAACTTCAATATTCATTTGGCTGCTGTAAAGAAGCAGGCAAAATCCTTTAAATCTATCTTGAAACTGGATAAAAACTTCCATATCTATATTCACGGAAGACGAGATTTGCTGGAAAAAGGCTTTGATGACAGGAGTGGTAAACATTATTATAAGCTCTATTATGATGAAGAGAGCTAA
- a CDS encoding DUF4097 family beta strand repeat-containing protein, with translation MKKLQFAILGAALIAIALSCISVESNGVNFGGQGNPVTLMTKSFDAASIKGIEALTSGGNISVSGDAVGQATIEVLGQGNNGKSYSKEEIMDILQRDYEFSVGKDGNKISAICKRKNSINWKNGVNISYVIHVSKDVSSALKTSGGNIQLSGLKGSQNFATSGGNIKFSELSGEVMGRTSGGNIVASDSHGDIQAHTSGGNIKMQNLEGTIEMRTSGGNIKGENVTGELSSSTSGGNIDLINIDATLKASTSGGSIEASFIKFSKAASLSTSGGSIRLDVPNAAKMDFDLRGSSVHVGAANQIEVEINKQKDHATGHLNGGGSILDASTSGGSVKIAFH, from the coding sequence ATGAAAAAACTACAATTTGCTATTCTTGGTGCCGCACTTATTGCGATAGCACTTTCATGCATCAGTGTAGAATCTAATGGTGTAAACTTTGGCGGGCAAGGCAATCCTGTTACGTTGATGACCAAAAGCTTTGATGCTGCCTCCATTAAGGGCATTGAGGCGCTCACGAGCGGAGGTAACATTTCTGTCAGCGGCGATGCTGTCGGTCAGGCAACCATTGAGGTGCTTGGACAGGGCAATAACGGCAAGAGCTATTCCAAAGAAGAAATTATGGATATTCTTCAGAGAGACTATGAATTCTCAGTCGGAAAAGACGGCAATAAAATCTCAGCCATCTGTAAACGGAAAAACTCCATTAATTGGAAAAATGGGGTGAATATCTCCTATGTTATTCATGTCAGTAAGGATGTTTCTTCTGCGTTAAAAACCAGCGGGGGTAATATTCAGCTGTCCGGATTAAAAGGGTCTCAAAACTTCGCGACCAGCGGTGGCAATATTAAATTCAGTGAGCTATCCGGTGAGGTGATGGGGCGCACCAGCGGGGGTAATATTGTGGCCAGTGACAGCCATGGTGATATCCAGGCACATACATCGGGCGGTAACATCAAGATGCAGAATCTGGAAGGCACAATTGAGATGCGCACCAGTGGGGGTAATATAAAAGGAGAAAATGTTACCGGAGAGCTCTCGTCTTCTACCAGTGGAGGCAATATCGATCTCATAAATATTGATGCCACTTTAAAAGCCAGTACCAGTGGCGGCAGTATAGAGGCCAGTTTCATCAAATTTTCTAAAGCCGCGAGTCTGTCAACCAGCGGCGGCAGTATCCGGCTGGACGTGCCTAACGCTGCTAAAATGGATTTTGACCTTAGAGGTTCTTCGGTCCATGTAGGTGCGGCGAATCAGATAGAAGTAGAGATCAATAAGCAGAAAGATCATGCGACCGGTCATTTGAATGGGGGCGGCTCAATATTGGATGCCAGCACGAGCGGCGGTTCGGTTAAAATTGCATTTCACTAA
- a CDS encoding dihydrofolate reductase, whose product MTITLIVAAANNQAIGKNNQMLWYMPEDFRYFKNQTWGLPVLMGRRTYQALESKALPGRLNIILTRDKNFKAEGAVVVHKVEDALFMAQEHHYNELMVIGGAEVYKLLLPKAGKVYLTRIDATFEDADAYFPELNPKEWNKTASYPHQADEKNPYAYTFETWVRKK is encoded by the coding sequence ATGACCATAACTCTTATTGTAGCAGCAGCAAATAATCAGGCCATTGGTAAAAATAATCAGATGCTCTGGTATATGCCGGAGGATTTCAGATATTTTAAGAATCAGACCTGGGGACTGCCGGTGCTGATGGGCAGAAGAACCTATCAAGCGCTGGAAAGCAAGGCGCTGCCCGGCAGACTTAATATCATTTTGACCCGGGACAAAAATTTTAAGGCAGAAGGAGCCGTTGTGGTGCATAAGGTGGAGGATGCACTGTTCATGGCCCAGGAGCATCATTATAACGAACTCATGGTGATCGGCGGAGCAGAGGTCTATAAACTATTACTCCCCAAAGCAGGCAAAGTTTACCTGACCCGGATTGATGCGACTTTTGAAGATGCGGATGCGTACTTCCCCGAACTGAACCCCAAAGAATGGAATAAAACAGCCAGCTATCCACACCAGGCCGATGAAAAAAATCCTTATGCGTATACATTCGAAACCTGGGTGCGCAAGAAATGA
- a CDS encoding L,D-transpeptidase family protein translates to MKRYWFVLFASVLVVGLCVFSTGTQAQGPIAQQAGTSPGITTELLRKEGMLRQEFAKKGLIWPAREIYIRSFKYDSQLEVWARNSDNEPFKLFKTYKVCVMAGTIGPKRIEGDYQVPEGVYYISGFNPRSEYHLSLKLNYPNESDKLLSDKVKPGGGIYIHGNCVSVGCIPLQNDQVDEVYLMATAARLSGQSYIPVHVFPIRFDNEQSLTYYTKYTFNDVDLQHFTANIKPIYDYFEQHHEVPLIGVDLKGNYNILN, encoded by the coding sequence ATGAAAAGATACTGGTTTGTATTATTCGCATCTGTATTAGTAGTAGGATTATGTGTATTTTCAACAGGCACACAGGCACAGGGCCCTATTGCCCAGCAAGCAGGCACTTCTCCCGGTATCACCACTGAACTCTTAAGAAAAGAAGGGATGTTGCGTCAGGAATTTGCAAAAAAAGGACTTATCTGGCCAGCCAGGGAAATTTATATCCGTTCCTTTAAATATGATAGCCAGCTGGAAGTCTGGGCGCGTAATAGTGATAATGAACCTTTTAAGCTTTTCAAAACCTATAAGGTTTGTGTAATGGCCGGAACGATCGGCCCTAAAAGAATTGAAGGTGATTATCAGGTGCCCGAAGGCGTTTATTATATTTCGGGATTTAATCCACGGAGTGAATACCATCTCTCACTGAAGCTTAATTACCCCAATGAATCTGATAAGCTGCTAAGTGATAAAGTCAAGCCTGGTGGAGGTATTTATATTCATGGAAATTGCGTGTCCGTGGGTTGTATTCCTTTACAGAATGACCAGGTTGATGAAGTATACCTGATGGCTACCGCCGCACGCTTAAGCGGTCAGAGTTATATCCCCGTACATGTATTTCCTATCCGCTTTGACAATGAACAAAGTCTGACCTATTATACCAAGTATACGTTTAATGATGTAGATCTACAGCATTTCACAGCTAATATTAAACCTATCTATGATTATTTTGAGCAGCATCATGAAGTTCCGCTGATAGGTGTGGATCTTAAAGGAAATTATAATATCCTGAACTAG
- a CDS encoding acyl-CoA carboxylase subunit beta, with the protein MDLSKNKNEDWMRLLTSEVKKRRAQIMMGGGKKAIEKQHSRNKQTARERIEYLIDKQSEFQELGSFTAYEMYEQYGGCPSGGLVAGIGEIAGRKCMIIANDQTVKAGAWFPITAKKFLRMQEIAIENHLPVIYLVDSAGVFLPLQDEVFPDKEHFGRAFYNNARMSAMGLTQISAVLGACVAGGAYLPIMSDETLMVEGAGSIFLAGPYLVKAAIGEDIDAETLGGAATHNEISGIADYKFATENECLDQVRRIISKLATRPKAGFDRATPAPPASATQVFYQTLSENNSRPYDMLDIIHGLVDQSQFDQFKEGYGKTIVCGYGRIDGWAVGIVANQRLVVKSGKGEMQLGGVIYGDSADKAARFIMNCNQKKIPLVFLQDVTGFMVGSKSEHAGITKDGAKLVQAVANSIVPKITIVIGNSFGAGNYAMCGKAYDPRFIYGWPSAKIAVMGGSQAAKTLLQIQVASKKSGGETVSEADEKALLDQITSRYEAQTTPYYAAARLWIDEIIDPGSTRDRIALAIACADENPDFEPFKVGVFQV; encoded by the coding sequence ATGGATTTAAGTAAAAACAAAAATGAAGACTGGATGCGTCTTTTAACCAGCGAGGTGAAAAAAAGGCGCGCCCAGATTATGATGGGTGGCGGGAAGAAGGCCATTGAAAAACAGCATAGCAGAAATAAACAGACTGCCAGGGAACGCATTGAGTATCTGATTGACAAACAGTCGGAATTTCAGGAGCTGGGCAGTTTTACCGCTTATGAGATGTATGAACAATATGGCGGCTGCCCCAGTGGTGGCCTGGTGGCAGGCATCGGTGAAATTGCCGGCCGCAAATGCATGATCATTGCCAATGATCAGACTGTTAAAGCAGGAGCCTGGTTTCCCATTACAGCTAAAAAGTTTCTCCGCATGCAGGAGATTGCCATAGAAAATCATTTACCTGTTATCTATTTGGTAGATAGTGCAGGGGTATTTCTACCCCTGCAGGATGAAGTCTTTCCAGACAAAGAACACTTTGGCAGGGCGTTTTACAATAATGCCAGGATGAGCGCTATGGGGCTTACGCAGATATCTGCGGTATTAGGGGCCTGTGTTGCGGGGGGTGCTTATTTGCCGATTATGAGCGATGAGACACTAATGGTAGAAGGCGCCGGCAGTATATTTCTGGCAGGGCCTTATTTAGTGAAGGCCGCCATCGGTGAAGATATTGATGCAGAGACATTGGGAGGCGCTGCCACGCACAATGAGATCAGTGGTATAGCAGATTATAAATTTGCCACTGAAAATGAATGTCTGGATCAGGTAAGACGTATCATATCTAAGCTCGCAACCCGGCCAAAAGCGGGATTTGACAGAGCAACCCCGGCCCCACCGGCTTCTGCTACTCAGGTGTTCTATCAGACACTTAGTGAAAATAACAGCAGGCCTTACGATATGCTCGATATTATCCATGGGCTGGTCGACCAAAGCCAGTTTGATCAATTCAAGGAAGGCTATGGTAAAACCATTGTCTGTGGTTACGGACGCATAGACGGATGGGCCGTGGGCATTGTCGCCAATCAAAGGCTGGTTGTTAAAAGCGGTAAAGGAGAAATGCAGTTAGGGGGCGTCATTTATGGCGACAGTGCGGATAAAGCGGCGCGCTTTATTATGAACTGCAATCAGAAAAAAATACCGCTGGTCTTTTTGCAGGATGTAACCGGCTTTATGGTAGGTAGTAAAAGTGAACATGCCGGCATTACCAAAGACGGGGCAAAACTGGTCCAGGCTGTGGCCAACAGCATTGTACCCAAAATCACTATTGTGATCGGCAATAGTTTCGGAGCGGGTAATTATGCCATGTGTGGCAAGGCGTATGATCCCAGATTTATTTATGGCTGGCCATCTGCCAAGATCGCTGTTATGGGCGGCAGTCAGGCGGCCAAAACATTATTACAAATCCAGGTGGCCTCTAAAAAAAGCGGCGGAGAAACAGTGTCTGAAGCAGATGAGAAGGCATTACTGGATCAGATCACTTCCCGCTATGAAGCGCAGACGACGCCTTATTATGCAGCTGCCAGATTATGGATTGATGAGATCATAGACCCGGGCTCGACCCGCGACAGAATTGCCCTGGCGATTGCCTGCGCAGATGAGAATCCCGATTTTGAACCTTTTAAAGTAGGTGTATTTCAGGTATAG
- a CDS encoding M1 family metallopeptidase — protein MRNLFAALLAAICMQAPLHAQIHSQSRDTVWKEQYRASAPKINDIQVTKLDVRFDYDKSYLYGKAWITLQPHFYPTDSLTLDAKGMDIKKVALISGEKQTPLKYSYVDSLQLHIQLDRTYKNSDKYTVYIEYTSKPNEIKSHGSAAITDDKGLYFINPKGMEKDKPTQIWTQGETESNSVWFPTIDKPDQKTKIEIAMRVPAKYVTLSNGLLIHQQKNSDGTRTDTWKLDMPIAPYLVFMGVGDYAVIKDSYKGKEVAYYVEHAYSDVARKIFGHTPEMIGFFSKILGIDYVWPKYDQIVGRDYVSGAMENVTATLHQESAQQNARELTDGNRWENVIAHELFHHWFGDLVTAESWSNLTVNESFANYSEQLWQTYKYGKDAGDAQGYEEMQGYLRSGSDKKDLVRFYYKDKEDMFDAVSYNKGGRILNMLRHYVGDDAFFKALNLYLTEHKFSTGEAHQLRLAFEQVTGQDLNWFWNQWYFGAGHPVLDISYVYDSSAHKMIVALEQQQKTGQIFQLPIDIDIYIGGKKTRHAVWMRHQRQLFSFAVSAKPELVNVDGDKILLAEKKDHKTLQEFINQYKLGGNYVDRKEAIDYASDHSEEPGAKDFLVSALADSFYGIRKDVLQQTNPKSYGPDDLKKIADMAASDVDRTVRAAAIDVLSFTGNPAYKPLFEAGVKDSSYSVAGASLQGLARIDQKAAMALLPVVEKDAKGRLASVVQKLTILTKTDADFDEIYGNFTGLPMGQEKVSGLFDMISYMSNLKDPGHFKKMTDAVVEIREKIAEMYPPFKDRINDALTQLLDKKTKEHGSAANQEADQQEIDYLKSQIK, from the coding sequence ATGAGAAATTTGTTCGCCGCATTACTCGCCGCTATCTGCATGCAGGCACCTTTGCATGCGCAGATTCATAGTCAGTCAAGAGATACCGTCTGGAAAGAACAGTATAGGGCATCTGCTCCCAAAATTAATGATATTCAGGTCACTAAACTGGATGTCAGGTTTGATTATGACAAAAGCTACCTCTATGGTAAAGCGTGGATTACCCTGCAGCCTCATTTTTATCCGACTGACTCGCTGACCCTCGATGCCAAGGGTATGGATATTAAAAAGGTTGCACTTATCAGTGGTGAGAAACAGACTCCGCTTAAATACAGCTACGTTGACAGCCTTCAGCTGCATATCCAACTGGATAGAACTTATAAGAACAGTGATAAGTATACAGTCTACATAGAGTATACGTCCAAGCCGAACGAAATAAAGTCTCATGGCAGTGCTGCGATAACAGATGATAAAGGCCTGTATTTTATTAATCCCAAGGGTATGGAGAAAGATAAACCTACCCAGATCTGGACCCAGGGTGAAACGGAAAGCAATAGCGTTTGGTTCCCTACAATTGACAAGCCGGACCAAAAAACGAAGATTGAAATCGCGATGCGGGTGCCGGCCAAGTATGTTACGCTCTCCAACGGGTTATTAATCCATCAGCAAAAAAATAGTGATGGTACACGCACAGACACCTGGAAACTGGATATGCCTATCGCTCCTTATCTGGTCTTTATGGGGGTCGGTGATTATGCCGTTATTAAAGACAGTTATAAAGGCAAGGAAGTGGCTTATTATGTTGAACATGCTTACAGCGATGTTGCCCGTAAGATTTTTGGCCATACCCCTGAAATGATCGGCTTTTTCTCCAAAATATTGGGGATTGATTATGTCTGGCCGAAATATGATCAGATCGTGGGCCGGGATTATGTCAGCGGCGCTATGGAGAATGTTACCGCGACCCTGCATCAGGAATCTGCTCAGCAAAATGCACGGGAACTGACGGACGGAAACAGGTGGGAAAATGTGATCGCGCACGAGCTGTTTCACCACTGGTTCGGGGATCTGGTGACGGCCGAAAGCTGGAGTAATCTGACCGTTAACGAAAGTTTTGCGAACTACAGTGAACAACTCTGGCAGACCTATAAGTACGGGAAGGACGCCGGCGATGCTCAGGGGTATGAAGAAATGCAGGGTTATCTGCGTAGCGGCAGTGATAAAAAAGATCTGGTACGTTTCTATTATAAGGATAAAGAAGATATGTTCGATGCCGTAAGCTATAATAAAGGTGGCCGGATTCTGAATATGCTGCGGCATTATGTGGGCGATGACGCTTTCTTTAAGGCACTTAATCTTTATCTGACTGAACACAAGTTCTCAACGGGAGAAGCTCATCAGCTCCGCCTGGCCTTTGAACAGGTGACTGGACAGGATTTGAACTGGTTCTGGAATCAATGGTACTTTGGTGCAGGCCATCCGGTACTGGACATCAGCTATGTATATGATTCCAGTGCACATAAAATGATTGTTGCACTGGAACAACAACAAAAAACTGGGCAGATATTTCAGCTACCTATCGATATTGACATTTATATAGGGGGCAAAAAGACGCGTCACGCTGTCTGGATGCGTCACCAACGTCAACTGTTTAGTTTTGCCGTGAGTGCCAAACCAGAATTGGTGAACGTAGACGGAGACAAAATATTACTGGCAGAGAAAAAGGACCATAAGACGCTGCAAGAATTTATTAATCAATATAAGCTTGGTGGCAATTATGTAGACAGAAAAGAAGCGATCGATTATGCCTCAGATCATTCTGAGGAGCCGGGCGCTAAAGATTTCCTAGTCAGTGCCTTAGCCGATTCTTTCTATGGTATCAGAAAAGATGTCCTGCAACAAACCAATCCGAAGTCCTACGGCCCTGACGATCTTAAAAAGATCGCCGACATGGCTGCTAGCGATGTTGACAGAACTGTCCGGGCAGCAGCGATAGATGTGTTGTCATTTACCGGCAATCCCGCTTATAAACCCTTATTTGAGGCGGGGGTAAAAGACTCTTCCTATAGCGTCGCCGGCGCTTCCCTGCAGGGGCTGGCCAGAATCGACCAAAAGGCGGCCATGGCCCTTTTGCCGGTGGTGGAAAAAGATGCCAAAGGGCGTCTGGCTTCTGTTGTTCAGAAGCTGACCATCCTGACGAAAACAGATGCTGATTTTGATGAGATCTACGGTAATTTTACTGGATTGCCGATGGGGCAGGAGAAGGTCAGTGGGCTGTTTGATATGATCTCGTACATGAGCAACCTTAAGGACCCCGGGCATTTTAAGAAAATGACCGATGCCGTTGTGGAGATCCGGGAAAAAATCGCTGAAATGTATCCCCCTTTTAAAGACAGGATTAATGATGCGCTGACCCAGTTGCTCGATAAAAAAACTAAAGAACACGGTTCAGCAGCCAATCAGGAAGCAGACCAACAAGAAATAGACTATCTTAAATCCCAGATTAAATAG